DNA sequence from the Pelecanus crispus isolate bPelCri1 chromosome 4, bPelCri1.pri, whole genome shotgun sequence genome:
CTGTCAAACGCCACCTGAGGTAGTGCCACCTCAGTTTCCCCCCATACTCTTGACAGCAGCTGATTCTTCACCCACTTAACTATCCCACCGACAATGTCAAACTTGCCCAATTTATTTCATCTTACTGACATGCCAGCTCATCTCTGCTTGAAACCCTGGTcgtccctcctccctccctcagctTTGTCTTACTGACAAGACCAAAATGCCTTTCATCAGCCCAAACAGGGcagtaacaaataaaaatggcagAACAAAAGAAggctttgcttaaaaaaaaaaaaaaaaaaaaaaaagttggggcGGTTGCAAGTAGGAATCAGTAGAAAGTCAGGGACTAGAGAAACAGGTGAAAATATATTTGGGAAGAAAGGGATGCTACATTTTTTGTCTGAGCTACATCCTCCTTGGATTCATGGCAAAGAAGGGAAAGCCTGTGAAATTTTGCCTTCTCTCTCACCCTTCTACTACAGTGCGGAAATATGACCTGCTCTTATTTTGCCTCGAAAAAATTATGAGATTTTGGAGCACCTGACAGACCCCACCAAATCTCTATTCTAATAATACATGCAAGCATAATTCTTGGGTGTAGGTTGAACAAAAAAGCTCAGCAGAGTTCTGAACTTGCAGAACCTTGGCTGTGCAAATTGTGGTATATATCTTACGTTTTTAACCTGGTGGACTAAAGGTGTATTGATAAGGAATCCCTTCCTGCCACCTGTGCTTAGGCTAGTAGTTGATAACTGATTATATTACTAAAAACTGCAGGGTAAGCTTGTACAAACAGCTGACACATCTCAGCTACATATTTCACAGTGTTTCACATCTCAGACTTACACTATTAGTTGTACAGTAAATGTAGACTAAACAGTATAGCATAATTCTGACCAGTTTAGCTGGGGGAAGAATACCTTTCAGTTCATGCACTCAATCTGTTGTTTTCGCAAAAAGGGCTTGCACTGAGGAATTATTTGGGATGTCGTGGGATGCAAGCAAACACAAAGGGCTCAGTCGCCTGCTGGTAGACAATGCTTGTTTCTCGTTTAGGAATTCACACTTAAGGATATCACTGATAGATGTTAATAGGGCCAGAGGTACGGATGACAACCTACAATGATTTGGTCTGATCAAATCAGACCAATGAattggttggattttttttttttaaataaagataattttaaaaagcgcCATCGAAACGGAAGGCATTAACGGCTAGACTGTCTCTTTAGGCAGACCTGAATTTTACATGGATTAAGAAGTGAGTAACACCTGATGGCAAGAAAGTGACATTTCTTTTCTACTCTTGCTTTCCTGAGGGAAGGTATGAATGGGGAAGTAGAGTTAATAACTCAGGTTTAGCTTTCCCCTCAGTGGCAAACAGTGGTGTTTTCTCAGTGAGCGCACAGGGCACAGGCAATTTCTTAGCTAGTATTTTCACAGGTCAAGCCAAGGAGTCCCCAGGTGCATGGTGCTTGCTTAGCATGCCACCCATGGTCTGGGCAGTCTGCATGGGGACATGCGCGTTTTGCAAAGGATTGAAGTCCAAGTCAGCAATTAACTGCAAAACATTCATATATCCATCTGTGCCTACTGAAGTCTTAGGGCAGCGTAGAATTTGGCTCAGCCTGTTTAGGGAGGGCAACAAAATGCGATTCTGATGCCAGTGGTGAAGTTCTTACTGACGTCAGCAGGGGAATGATTGCTCTTCTCTATGACTGCAGTCAGAAATGAATCCCTGATTGGCAGCCTCCAAGGAGCTGTGTTTTCTCAAACCttacacagaaaggaaatattatGTATAACTGAGTTTTAATTGTTTCTTGAGTTAATTTCAGCATGAGTAAGTTACAcagtcatttcagaaaaatgctattatttcagttctgttaGAGTGGTGTTTTTGCTTGCCTTGTGGCACAAACATTCCTAAAAGAAAGTTTCTTAAAGAAAGACCTCAGTAATTAGTTCTCTGGTATTAAGGAGGGGCATAAACCTATAAGAATTCAGTAACTACTTAAAGGAAACACTTTCCATTAAGGAAAAGCTGGAAGATTATTATGCTAATAACATTCTGGATGGTGCTGTTCCATGTAGAATTCCCATAGGTATTAGTGGAAGTTTTGTGCTAAATCAGCAGTAGTTTTAGGTTGTGGATTGTAAAAAAAGATATGCTACCCAGCAGGATCTTAATCCTTCTGCATTTACTTAGGCAAACTTtgtctttgaaatgcttttgaaatctgTCCCAATTTTCAGCAGGAGTCATGCCTGAATAATATTACGGGATCGGGCTTCAAATGTAAGGGcaacagaatttaaatatattacGACAGATCTTCTCTTAATCCTGAGATGTAGAATGTGGGTTAGAGGAGGAAAGAGCTGTAGCTTTAGCTTGTTACTTCTTGTCTTAGCCACGGCAGACTGATTTCTCCACATGTCCTtgtactgttttgttttcagggacAGCTCTGTTGCGTAGACCAGGCTGCTGCAAGGATGGGGCCCCTGGAAGCAGTAGGCGAAGAAAACCAGACAGATGAAATGAAGATGGAGCTGTTCACCAAGCTGTACTTACCGAGATACACCACACCGCTCAACGAATTGGCTCTGGACCCTAAACCAGAACTGAAGGACAGCACAACACTAGTTGAAGTGCAGATAATCCTCATCTTTGCTTACTGCTCCATCATCCTGCTGGGGGTGATCGGAAACTCTCTGGTGATCCATGTGATCATCAAGTTCAAAAGCATGCGCACAGTGACTAACTTCTTCATTGCCAACCTGGCTGTGGCTGACCTGCTGGTGAATACGTTGTGCCTGCCCTTCACTTTGGTTTACACACTGTTGGGTGAATGGAAGCTGGGCCCAGTCTTGTGCCACCTGGTGCCTTATGCCCAGGCTCTCGCTGTGCACGTGTCTACTGTGACTTTGACTGTGATTGCTTTGGATCGGCATCGCTGCATCGTCTACCACTTGGAAAGCAAAATCTCGAAGCGGATCAGCTTCCTGATCATAGGAGTTGCCTGGGCAGTCAGTGCCCTGTTGGCAAGTCCTCTGGCCATCTTCCGTGAGTACTCGCTGATTGAGATCATTCCTGACTTCAAGATTGTGGTCTGCTCTGAGAAGTGGCCAGGGGAGGGACAGCTCAACTATGGCACCATCTACAGCATCTCCATGCTCCTGATCCAGTACGTGCTGCCTCTGGCAGTCATCTCTTATGCTTACGCCCGCATTTGGACCAAGCTCAAGAACCACGTTAGTCCTGGGGCGGGGAACGACCACTACCACCACCGGCGGCGGAAAACCACCAAGATGTTGGTATGTGTGGTTGTGGTGTTTGCTGTCAGCTGGCTGCCATTTCACACCTTCCAGCTAGTCAGTGACATTGACAGTCAGGTGTTAGACCTGAAAGAGTACAAACTGATATACACAGTGTTTCATGTCATTGCCATGTGCTCAACGTTTGCTAACCCTCTTCTCTATGGCTGGATGAATAACAACTACAGGACGGCCTTTCTCACGGCCTTCCAGTGCGAACAGCGGCTGGACTCCATCCATCCTGAAGTATCAGCAGCTTTCAAAGCCAGGAAGAAACTAGAAGCAAAGAGGATTCAATTCCCTGGAGACTCTTTCACGCAACCTACCAACGTCTAAGATGTCTgactttaaagaagaaatgaataTGTTGTGGACAAAGGAATAAATCCATTTTGacacatgcatttttaatgcatagTTTTATTCATAAATGGTGAAAGTAGTGAGAAAGTCGAGGCAGGTGGTATGATCTGAGGGGTTTTGATTGGCATCAAGAGTATGTAACTATACAACTATAAGGAAATAAAGGGGAGAGACTTTGTTTATGGGTGTCTCTAACAGTGTAAGAGACGCTCCCATGCCTCCCACCTCTTTTTGACAAGTCTAAATGACGAAAGCAGagtttgctgcttttgctgtagGAAGTCAAATGGCTGATTTGTAGCACAAGAATATTGATGGTGGGAGCATGTAATTTTTACAGTGGATGTGGAGATGAGGGACAGCAGAAGTCTGCCAGGAGAATGAAGCCTGTCTGGGGAAAATGGGCTGTGCTGGTTAAAGCACAAACATCTCAGACCCCTTCTCTCACACAGGCATCTTTTGCTAAGATAAAGGAATTGAGAAGATAAATAAGTTTACTGTTTTTTGACTTGAACTGAAGTACTTCAAACCAGAACATTTGAAATTgattgggaggaaaaaagaaagaagaaaggaaaaaaaaaaaacccacccaaacaacAGATTCAATGTGAAGAAAGGTCAAGTTTctacataaaatgaaatgtggGTTTTGGTCAATCAAATGGGGTAAAAAGTCATTCCTTAAGAATGGGCTGTGGTTATGCTGTTGAGAAATGCGCAAGCCTGTGACCTGATCAGTCATTCCCTGCAGATCCCTACCTTTCATTCTGTGCTGGGAACAGCTCACAAACACAGTGCTTTAAAGTGGCATTTGAGGGCAGGGGATGCAGGCTCACCTCTTCTGTCAGCACTTCATAAACTgccaatattttaattttcaggacCTGCTTAAATGTTTAATGTGCTATTAACTCCACAGGCTTTGAATTGttgctgctttctccctggATAATAAAACACCAGGTAATTTTGATCCTCTGGAAAGGCTGCTAGATGGTAATGTGCTTTTCCTTATTGTGGTTTTATGTCACACACTCGTCCCGTCTTGGAGCTTTTTCCATCTTTAGCCTTtgtaaaaaattaagaacatcTGAATGACTGTAACCTAATAACAGTATGCTAGTTTTATGTGATAACTTACCAGTTATTCTGCATGCTGTAGTTAATAGTTAAATTCCTCTTTTGCTCAGGTAtaaaattttaatctgtttacTGTGTTGTACACAGCAATGTTCAACTCTTCTGTGTCTTTGTTTAGCCTCTTTGAACTCAttaaagagacaaagaaaatttCAATCCGTGTTTATTCCAAGCTGCCCTGTTGCTGATctagaataaaaataagtgtGATACTTTCACTTGGAGTCTTTTTGCAGAGCTACATGTCAgttgcctcattttttttctctccatttttcatTGTTCCTAAATTCATTGTGTTCTCTcttacaaattaaaaaccaacaaaactcCAGTACTGAAGTGTTAGCAATGTAATGAATGGTATCAGATCTTTATCAAGTGGAGAAATTCATCTTTGTGTATGCGGTATTTGGCACTCTCCTTTAAATACCCATGAAATCATTTGGACTTGGATTTTCATGAACAGAGAAGGGAGGTCTAGAGACTTAGCTAGTGTTTACTCCAGCAGGAAAAAGTATCCATCATTCTTAAACAGTTTTACAAAAATAGATTAATTCTCAACCATGTTGAGAACATGATATTGtccaaaagttatttttgtctGAGTATTAATAATATCCAAAATGTAAGCTCAAAACTGTTATGGGTGAGGAAGGATTACAGAAGTGGGCAATTATTATGGACATCAATCATATGTATCAGTTACAGTTGACTCTGAACTCTTCATCAAAAGTATTATTGCCACAAATAGCCTCCTTTATTTAAAAGGCACATGGTTTAAAAGTTCTGTTTCAACTCTTTTAAGCCTGTTAGAGTGTGGTATATAGACAGTTTTGAAGTAACCATGACAGTGTGTGCTAAAGCTACAATCGCTGGGCTAATTCTCCATAATTTTAAGTCTGCTTTATGTCCTCCTGTATAAAAGTGATTAATTACAAATTATCTTTCAATCGATTTCATGGTatctttattttactgcttcctgagctttccctgcagcccttgTGTTGAGCCAAAGTTGGTGCACTAATTTATTGCattgctttcctctctgctgtgtggagGTAGCACCTGGGTCAGTGCCCGCTTTAGGGTCACAGACCTCCGCACAGTGTGCTACTGCGTGGTACGGATTTTCCCATGGGTGCTTGAAGATGGGATGTGGAAAAGCCAGCATGCACAGCCTGCTGTATAGCTTTGTTGCTCCTTGGGACTTGGCTCCTGCACAAACACAGCTATGCACTTCAGTACCCCTTCATGTTGTAGGAAAATTAGGCATTTTCTCACC
Encoded proteins:
- the NPY2R gene encoding neuropeptide Y receptor type 2, with amino-acid sequence MGPLEAVGEENQTDEMKMELFTKLYLPRYTTPLNELALDPKPELKDSTTLVEVQIILIFAYCSIILLGVIGNSLVIHVIIKFKSMRTVTNFFIANLAVADLLVNTLCLPFTLVYTLLGEWKLGPVLCHLVPYAQALAVHVSTVTLTVIALDRHRCIVYHLESKISKRISFLIIGVAWAVSALLASPLAIFREYSLIEIIPDFKIVVCSEKWPGEGQLNYGTIYSISMLLIQYVLPLAVISYAYARIWTKLKNHVSPGAGNDHYHHRRRKTTKMLVCVVVVFAVSWLPFHTFQLVSDIDSQVLDLKEYKLIYTVFHVIAMCSTFANPLLYGWMNNNYRTAFLTAFQCEQRLDSIHPEVSAAFKARKKLEAKRIQFPGDSFTQPTNV